The DNA window GAAGAAGGGGATGAACATGGCCTATCTACAGCAGATCGTACTCGATGAAGCCCGTCCGTCGCGCGACATGGTCGTAGAGCTTGCGCGCGGTGGCGTTGGTCTCGTGCGTCATCCAGTAGACGTTCTTGACGCCGATTTTTGCGGCTTCCTCTTTCACCGCCTTGATCAGGGCCGCGCCGATGCCCTTGCCGCGCACATCCGGGTCGGCGAACAGGTCTTGCAGATAGCAGTTGTTTTTTTCCGACCAGCCGGAGCGGTGGTAGAGATAGTGGGTGAGGCCGACCGCCTTGCCGCCTGATGTGGCGATGAAGCCTTTCGGTTCGAACTCACCCGGCGTGAACAGCCGCTTCCAGGTGACGGCATAGACCTCTTCGGGAAGCTTCGTCTCGTAAAAGGTGAGGTAGTCGGTCCACAGGCGCCGCCAGTCGGCGTGGTCGGACTGCGCGAGCGGGCGGACGGTGATCTCGGTCATTTCATTCCTCCGAAGTTTGGAGCACGATCCGATAGAATCGGATCGTGACACCTGTCCTATCCTGTCGGCAAATTGGACTCGCGAAAAGCGGTTGCGAGCATCTTCAGTGCCTCTCGTGCCCGTGGCGCCAAAGCGCGCGCATGTAGAACAATCTCGGAAGAGGGAATTGGCGGCAGGCTGAATTTGCGGCCAACCTCGATCAAACCGGGAGGGGCCACACGGTAAGCGAGGGCGGATAGAGCAAAACCGGCCGATACCGCGATGTTGACGGCCGCGCCGCCACCGCCGACGTAAGCCTCATTCCAGGCAATGCCTGCTTTGTCCAGCGCCTCGACCGCTCTCACACGGTCCGGGCAGTTGCATACGGTGCTTAAAAGCGCCAGGCGCAAGGGCGTCCCGGGTCGCCATTCGAAGGCGGGGGCGGCGAACCAGCCATAATGGGTGCGCGACAAGGCTTCGCCCCGGCGACCGTCGCTCTCCCGGTGCACAATGACCGCATCGAGTTCGCCGCGATCGAAAGCGTCCTCCAGCAAGGAGCTGGTATCGATCCTTATATTGAGCGCGAGCGACGGATCGTGGGCATGAAGCTGGGCTATCAGTATGGAAAGCTCGGGTCCCGCGACGTGGTCGACAAAGCCGAGGGCAAGCCGGCACGGCGCCTCGGAAAACTCCGTGATGGCGCGTTCATGGGCGGCAAGGAATTCGCGCGCCGCTGGGAGAAAGATCGCTCCTCTCGCTGACAGGCTCACGCGGCGCGGGGTTCGTTCGATCAAACGCGCCCCGAGCTTTTCTTCAAGCCGGCGCAGCTTGACGCTGATCGTCGCCTGGGTGCTGCCCAGCGCCGCCGCCGCCCGGGTGAAGCTCTGCAGATCGGCCACCATGACGAAGGTCCGCACGGCGTCGACATCAAGGCTGGTCATCTCGAGCATTCCATTTTGTCATCTCTGAAATAGAGATGCATAGCCTTTTTTCATGATCAGGGGTGGTCTATCTCATCGACGGCAGTTTGAAAAGCATTGCCTGCAACTCCGATAGAAAGTGATCGATATGAGGTTTCAAATTGAGCGAAACACCGTTGCGCTTGTGGGGGCCTGCCTTGCCTCGCTGCTGTTCGGTCTCGAAATCTCCAGCGTACCGGTGATCCTTCCGAAACTGGAAAGCGTGCTCGCCGCCGATTTCAAGGATTTGCAGTGGATCATGAATGCCTACACCATTGCCTGCACCACGGTGTTGATGGCAACGGGGACGCTGGCCGACCGTTTCGGGCGCAAACGGGTGATGGTGATCACCACCATAGCCTTCGGCTTTGCCTCTTTGCTGTGCGGCCTCGCACCGAGCGCTCCAATTCTGATCATCGCCCGCTTTTTGCAAGGGCTCGCGGGCGGAGCGATGTTCACGTGCAGCGTGGCCGTGCTGTCCCATCAGTTTCAAGATGGTGGTGAACGCGGCAAGGCTTTCGTCGCCTGGAGCGTCGTCTCGGGCATCGGGCTCGGTTTCGGGCCCGCCATTGGCGGATTGATCGTGGCGTTCTCCAGTTGGCAATGGGTGTTCCTCATCCATGTGCCGCTGGCGATCCTTGCTTTGGTCTTCATCGGCAGAGGCGTCACTGAATCACGCGATCACAACGCCCAGAGGCTTGATCGGGCCGGCATCCTGACGCTCTCATTCGCGGTGTTCGGCTTCTCTTATCTGATCACGCAAGGCGCCGATCTCGGGTCCGGTGCCCGCATCGGCGTGACCGTCGCGGCCGTCCTGTCCTTCATCGCGTTCCTTTTTGCCGAGAAGATCAGTCCCTATCCGATGTTCGATTTCTCCGTCTTCCGCATCCGTCAGTTTTCGGGAGCGATCATGGGCGGCATTGGCATGAATTTCAGCTACTGGCCGTTCATCATCTATCTGCCGATCTATTTTTCGGGCGTTCTGGGCTATGACAGCACCACGACCGGCCTGTTGCTGCTCGTCTACACGCTTCCCCTGATGCTGATGTCCTCGACCGCCGAGCGCTTGCGCGCGCGCTATCAGGCGCGGGTTGCGATCCCGCTCGGTCTGCTGACATTAGGGATCGGCTTTATCGCCATGCGGATAGGGTCCGGGCTCGAGGGCGCCAATTGGGTGACCATGCTGCCCGGTACGCTGATCGCCGGCATCGGCATCGGCCTGACCAATTCACCGACCACCAACACCACGACCGGCTCGGTGTCGCCGGATCGTGCCGGCATGGCTTCGGGCATCGATATCAGTGCGCGCTTGATCACGCTCGCCATCAACATCGCGGTGCTGGGCCTGCTGCTTACGCAGGGGATAGTCTCTTATCTCCGGAACGCGTTTGACGGGGCGTTCGGCCCGAATGAACTGGGTGCACTGGCGGAAAAGATCGCCACCGGAAATCTCGATGGCTTGACGCAATATTCGCCCAGGCTCGCGACCCTAGACCCATCCGGCGCCATCGCGCATGCCGCACTGGTCAACGGTTTTGGCTGGGTCATGCTCTATTGCGGGATCGGCGTTCTCGCTCTTGCCGTCATCAGCTTCATCATCTTCGGCGCCAAGACCGACGCGCCGCAAGAGCAGAGGGGGCATGGTTCCGCTCAGACCGCGGGCGAGGCCCGCTCGTAGCAACGGCCTTCCAGCTCGGCGTCAGAGGCCGAGTTGTTGCGGTCCAGTAATCATGTGCGAACCGCTCTTCATCCCTGCCGTCTGGCCATGAAGGCCAGCCGTTCGAACAAATGCACATCCTGTTCGTTTTTCAGCAGCGCCCCATGCAGCTTCGGCAGCGCGTTCTTCGGGTCGGCGCGCAAATCTTCCGGCGCGATGTCGTCGGCGACCAGCAGCCTTATCCAGTCGAGCGCCTCGGAGGTCGACGGCTTCTTCTTCAGGCCGGGCACGTCGCGGATCTCGTAGAACTGGGTAAGCGCTGCCCGAACCAGATTCTGCTTGATGCCGGGATAGTGGACGTCGACGATTTTGTGCAGCGTGTCGACGTCGGGAAAGCGGATGTAGTGAAAGAAGCAGCGGCGCAGAAAGGCGTCCGGCAGCTCCTTCTCGTTGTTGGAGGTGATGATGACGATCGGCCTGACGGCGGCGCGGATGGTTTCGCCGGTCTCGTAGACGAAGAACTCCATCCGATCGAGTTCCTGCAGGAGGTCGTTGGGGAATTCGATGTCGGCCTTGTCGATCTCGTCGATCAAGAGCACGACCTTTCTGCCGGCCGCGAACGCCTCCCACAATTTGCCGCGCTTGATGTAGTTTTTGATGTCGTTGAACCTGATATCGCCGAGCTGGCTGTCGCGCAGGCGCGAGACGGCGTCATATTCGTACAGGCCCTGCTGCGCCCGCGTGGTCGATTTGACGTGCCATTCGATGAGGTCGAGGCCAAGCGCCGCTGCCACCTGGCGGGCCAGTTCCGTCTTGCCGGTGCCGGGCTCGCCCTTGACCAGCAAGGGCCGCTCCAGTGCGATCGCCGCGTTGACGGCCACCATCAGATCCTTGTCGGCGACATAGGCCGCCGTGCCTTCGAAACGCATTCTTGCTCCTCGGTTGGTCATGGCGACCGTAAGGACGCGGCTCAGCCTGTGCAAGGGTGAGGTGTTGGCGTTGCGAGGGTCTGAACCCAACACGGAAAGAATGCCCGTCTCACTGGCGCTTGGTCCACCGGCAGCCTATATTGGCTGGGACGGTCTGTGCTTCCCGGCAGGAGAACATTTTCCCCGGGGCCTTAACGATCCTTAGGGAGCTGTCCCTGGGAAGACCCGTGGGTTTTCTCACACGGCGCCCACCTACTTTGTAGGTTCCCGGGATCGCTCTCTCCACCGGTTGTGTGGATCGTCACTTATCGCAAGATATCCACCCATTTCGGTGGATGATGCGGTGGAAAACGTCGCTTCCAAAACTCCATCTAGATCTGACCTTTTCTACCTTGGCCGCATGACCTCTCCCACAGACCTGAAAAAACAGCTTCGCCGTGAGGCCCTCGGGCGCCGCGACGCGCTCGATGAATTCTGGCGGGTGGAGGTCGCGCTTGAAATGGCCGAGACGGCACGCGATCACCTCCACGTCGAGCCGGGCCAGATCGTTTCCGGCTTCTGGCCGATGCGTTCGGAAGTCGACGTCCGGCCGCTGATGTTTGCCTTGCGCGAAAAGGGCGCACGGCTTTGCCTGCCGGCCATTCTCGACAAGACCACCATCGTCTTTCGTGAATTGGTGCGCGGCGCGCCGATGGTCGAGATGGGTTTCGGCACGGTCGGGCCGCACGAAGAGGCCGAGGAGCTCGACCCGTCGGTGATGCTGGTGCCGCTTGCCGCCTTCGATGCGCGCGGCCATCGCATCGGCTATGGCGCTGGCTATTACGACCGTGCCATCGCCAAGCTGCTCGACAAGGGAAAGCCGCCGCGACTGATCGGCATCGCTTTCGACTGCCAGGAAGTGGCGTTGGTGCCGGATGAGAACCACGACGTCGTCATTTCGGAAATACTCACCGAGAGCGGGTTGCGCCGCTTCGCGCCAAAATTGTAGATAAGTACAAGGGACGCATGATCTTTCACGGGCGTCATGCAGCTTTCGCTGACCTTCGGTGCGGGATCATATGAGACTTCTCTTCCTCGGTGACATGGTTGGAAAGACAGGACGCACGGCGGTGTGGGAACAGCTGCCCGGCCTGATCTCCGACTTCAAACTCGATTTCGTCATCGTCAATGGCGAGAACGCCGCTGGCGGCTTCGGCATCACCGAAGAGATCTTTCGCGAAACGATCGCGGCCGGTGCGGATGTCGTCACCACCGGCAACCACGTCTGGGACCAGCGTGACGCGCTCGCCTTCGCGCCGCGCGAAGAGCGTTTTCTGCGCCCCTCCAACTTTCCCAAAGGCACGCCCGGGCGCGGCTCCGGCGTCTATATCGCGAGGAGCGGCGCCCGCGTGCTGGTCGCCAACATCATGGGCCGGGTGTTCATGCATCCCGAACTCGACGACCCGTTCCAGGCCGGCGAACGCGAGCTTGCCGCCTGTCCGCTCGGCGAGCAGGCGGATGCCGTGATCATCGACTTCCACGCCGAGGCGACCTCGGAAAAGATGTGCTTCGCGCATTTCGTCGACGGCCGCGCCAGTCTCGTCGTCGGCACCCACACCCACCAGCCGACCGGCGATCATCAGATCCTCAATGGCGGCACCGGCTATATCTCCGACGCCGGCATGTGCGGCGACTATGATTCCTCGCTCGGCATGGACAAGGAGGAGCCGCTCAACCGGTTCCTGTCGAAAGTGCCGAAAGGGCGTTTCGAGGCAGCCACCGGACCGGCGACATTGTGCGGCGTCGGCGTCGATATTTCCGACCGCACAGGGCTCACCGAGCGGATCGCGCCGTTTCGTCGCGGCCCGCGGCTGGAGGAAACCGCGCCATCCTTCTGGTCGTGACATTGATATAGGCGCGCTTAGTACCTAATTGCCGGCCACACTGCTCTAGATCGTTAAAAGAGGGGACGACCTCCATGCAGCTCATCGAATTCCTGGCGCCGCATTTTCAATTCGTGTCCGATCCAACGGCCTGGGTCGCGCTGCTGACGCTGGTGGTGCTGGAGATCGTACTCGGCATCGACAATCTGATCTTCATCTCGATCCTGACCAACAAGCTGCCGGAGGCACAACGGGCCCAGGCTCGCCGCCTCGGCATTTCGGCGGCGCTGATCATGCGGCTGGTGCTGCTGGCCACCATTTCCATCATCGTCCAGTTGACGGCGCCAGTGTTCACCGCATTCGGCCACGGCTTCTCCTGGCGCGACCTGATCCTGATCGCCGGCGGCCTGTTCCTGGTCTGGAAGGCGACGAAGGAGATCCATCACACGGTCGATCCCGACGACCACAAGGACACGATGCTGGGCGAGACGCTGCAGATCAGCCTTGCCGGTGCGATCTTCCAGATCCTGCTGCTCGACCTGGTCTTCTCGATCGATTCGATCATCACCGCCGTCGGCATGACCGACGAGATCGCCATCATGTACATCGCCGTGATCGTCGCGGTGAGCGTGATGATGCTGGCGGCCGGACCGCTTGCGGACTTCATCGCCAAGAACCCGAGCATCGTCATGCTGGCGCTGGGCTTCCTGCTGATGATCGGCATGACGCTGATCGCCGACGGCATGGGCTATCACGTGCCCAAGGGCTACATCTACGCGGCCATGGGTTTCTCGGCGCTGGTCGAAGGGCTCAACATGCTGGCGCGACGGCGCAAGAAGGCGAAGTCGGGCGCCGGGCACTGAGCCCGGATCGCCGGGGCCTTACGCTCACCAGGCGTCTGGTTCGCGCACCATGTGGACGATGTTGGCCGGATTGGTGATCCAGCCGCCGCGAAAGCCTTCCCCCAGTGGTTCGATGGCGTCGCACCGAACGACGCCCGCCTCGACGAACTGCGCGGCGGCGGCGGGAAAACTGTCGGTGAATAGTTCCAGCCAGACCTCGGCCTGGCTCAACATCGGCGCCTCGTCGAT is part of the Mesorhizobium loti genome and encodes:
- a CDS encoding 5-formyltetrahydrofolate cyclo-ligase, translated to MTSPTDLKKQLRREALGRRDALDEFWRVEVALEMAETARDHLHVEPGQIVSGFWPMRSEVDVRPLMFALREKGARLCLPAILDKTTIVFRELVRGAPMVEMGFGTVGPHEEAEELDPSVMLVPLAAFDARGHRIGYGAGYYDRAIAKLLDKGKPPRLIGIAFDCQEVALVPDENHDVVISEILTESGLRRFAPKL
- a CDS encoding MFS transporter, with protein sequence MRFQIERNTVALVGACLASLLFGLEISSVPVILPKLESVLAADFKDLQWIMNAYTIACTTVLMATGTLADRFGRKRVMVITTIAFGFASLLCGLAPSAPILIIARFLQGLAGGAMFTCSVAVLSHQFQDGGERGKAFVAWSVVSGIGLGFGPAIGGLIVAFSSWQWVFLIHVPLAILALVFIGRGVTESRDHNAQRLDRAGILTLSFAVFGFSYLITQGADLGSGARIGVTVAAVLSFIAFLFAEKISPYPMFDFSVFRIRQFSGAIMGGIGMNFSYWPFIIYLPIYFSGVLGYDSTTTGLLLLVYTLPLMLMSSTAERLRARYQARVAIPLGLLTLGIGFIAMRIGSGLEGANWVTMLPGTLIAGIGIGLTNSPTTNTTTGSVSPDRAGMASGIDISARLITLAINIAVLGLLLTQGIVSYLRNAFDGAFGPNELGALAEKIATGNLDGLTQYSPRLATLDPSGAIAHAALVNGFGWVMLYCGIGVLALAVISFIIFGAKTDAPQEQRGHGSAQTAGEARS
- a CDS encoding LysR family transcriptional regulator, with amino-acid sequence MTSLDVDAVRTFVMVADLQSFTRAAAALGSTQATISVKLRRLEEKLGARLIERTPRRVSLSARGAIFLPAAREFLAAHERAITEFSEAPCRLALGFVDHVAGPELSILIAQLHAHDPSLALNIRIDTSSLLEDAFDRGELDAVIVHRESDGRRGEALSRTHYGWFAAPAFEWRPGTPLRLALLSTVCNCPDRVRAVEALDKAGIAWNEAYVGGGGAAVNIAVSAGFALSALAYRVAPPGLIEVGRKFSLPPIPSSEIVLHARALAPRAREALKMLATAFRESNLPTG
- a CDS encoding GNAT family N-acetyltransferase — protein: MTEITVRPLAQSDHADWRRLWTDYLTFYETKLPEEVYAVTWKRLFTPGEFEPKGFIATSGGKAVGLTHYLYHRSGWSEKNNCYLQDLFADPDVRGKGIGAALIKAVKEEAAKIGVKNVYWMTHETNATARKLYDHVARRTGFIEYDLL
- a CDS encoding TerC family protein, whose amino-acid sequence is MQLIEFLAPHFQFVSDPTAWVALLTLVVLEIVLGIDNLIFISILTNKLPEAQRAQARRLGISAALIMRLVLLATISIIVQLTAPVFTAFGHGFSWRDLILIAGGLFLVWKATKEIHHTVDPDDHKDTMLGETLQISLAGAIFQILLLDLVFSIDSIITAVGMTDEIAIMYIAVIVAVSVMMLAAGPLADFIAKNPSIVMLALGFLLMIGMTLIADGMGYHVPKGYIYAAMGFSALVEGLNMLARRRKKAKSGAGH
- a CDS encoding YmdB family metallophosphoesterase; translation: MRLLFLGDMVGKTGRTAVWEQLPGLISDFKLDFVIVNGENAAGGFGITEEIFRETIAAGADVVTTGNHVWDQRDALAFAPREERFLRPSNFPKGTPGRGSGVYIARSGARVLVANIMGRVFMHPELDDPFQAGERELAACPLGEQADAVIIDFHAEATSEKMCFAHFVDGRASLVVGTHTHQPTGDHQILNGGTGYISDAGMCGDYDSSLGMDKEEPLNRFLSKVPKGRFEAATGPATLCGVGVDISDRTGLTERIAPFRRGPRLEETAPSFWS
- a CDS encoding MoxR family ATPase, with protein sequence MRFEGTAAYVADKDLMVAVNAAIALERPLLVKGEPGTGKTELARQVAAALGLDLIEWHVKSTTRAQQGLYEYDAVSRLRDSQLGDIRFNDIKNYIKRGKLWEAFAAGRKVVLLIDEIDKADIEFPNDLLQELDRMEFFVYETGETIRAAVRPIVIITSNNEKELPDAFLRRCFFHYIRFPDVDTLHKIVDVHYPGIKQNLVRAALTQFYEIRDVPGLKKKPSTSEALDWIRLLVADDIAPEDLRADPKNALPKLHGALLKNEQDVHLFERLAFMARRQG